The sequence TCGGATTGGCGCTCTTAAACTCCTCAACTTCGGCGATGCTCTATCAGAGGGTTGGGCTAAAGCTTAAATCCAAGAATCCAGCCTTAGCATTAATGCAAGGATACCTCTTTAGAAGCATTGGGGTTCTCTTATTGCTGCTTCCCTTTAACGTTCCTTATGCTTTGCTCATCTCAGCCGCTGGAAGCTACGTTCTCTGGGGCTGCTCTTGGTCTTACATAAGCGTTTCATCAACTTCCCTCATAGGGAGGATGAGTTCTCCAAAAGAACAGGGGAGCGTTTTGGCAACTGCAAACTTGATAAACTCCAGCGGATTTGTTTTGGGAAGCTTGGCTGGAGGTTTTGTGGCATCACAAATGGATTTTACCTTAAACTTTGCCTTGGCATCTTCAATGAGCCTTTTGGCGGTGGTTCCGCTTTTCAGCATAATAGGTCTTTCGTTTGTGTCCCCATTCTCAGTTCTTCCACAAATAAGGAGGAAAAATTAATGTATCTCTGCATTCCCGAGCTTTATGTATCTCCCATGCCTTTTCACGAACTCCAAAAAGCGTTTGTATGTTGGATGGGTACTTAGGGTTTCGCTGTCGCCAATTGCAATCAGCTTTCTCTTTGCCCTTGTTAGAGCAACGTTAAGCCTTCTCAGATCAGTTAAAAATCCCAGTTCATCTTCCTTGTTTGACCTGACAAAAGACAATACTATCACTTCTTTCTCCCTTCCTTGGTACCCATCAACCGTGTGAACTTCGATTTCTTCTCCTACTAAGGAGCGTATCAAATCCACCTGGTCGTCGTAGGGTGTAATGATCCCTATCCACTCTTCTTTAACTCCCATTCTAAAAAGCTTCTCCACTATCTCTTTAACCAAGAGTGCCTCAAGCGGATTTTCTCTTGAGGTTGAGCCTTTCCTCTGCCTCTCCCACTTGTCTCTTCTCTCCGCTGTATCGACAAAAACGAGCGGCTCTTCTCTTTTCAGAATTGAGTCCCAGGGCTCTCCGAAAAACGGTTCTCTAACTTTCAGGTCAGCCAGAGTTATGTTCTTCACGCTTTCATCCGCTTTTATTTTGCCATTGTAGAACTCCCTGCTCGGAAACTCCATGAGCTTCTCGTTCATCCTGTACTGTATTTCGAGCATCTTCGCTTTCTCTGGGTAAAGATCAATGAGCTTTTCAAAAAGCGTCTCGCTGAGC comes from Thermococcus litoralis DSM 5473 and encodes:
- a CDS encoding MFS transporter, with product MYATQLPVFLIKSGLTGQEVFGLALLNSSTSAMLYQRVGLKLKSKNPALALMQGYLFRSIGVLLLLLPFNVPYALLISAAGSYVLWGCSWSYISVSSTSLIGRMSSPKEQGSVLATANLINSSGFVLGSLAGGFVASQMDFTLNFALASSMSLLAVVPLFSIIGLSFVSPFSVLPQIRRKN